In Cheilinus undulatus linkage group 16, ASM1832078v1, whole genome shotgun sequence, one DNA window encodes the following:
- the rnf139 gene encoding E3 ubiquitin-protein ligase RNF139 yields MASTQARIGQQALAVLDVALRVPCIFIIDAIFNSYYDPGSGWAGAVGKVLVRVMGVLISSVVLLLSQKALFKFYTLFFAVLLGMAAALFNYYATSHIDFYSAYYKAALGFRLLPRNGPTLWLGMAAVQLVFGIGYVFLLNLQSLFAALVVLDIMIPLWGLMIELPADVRQMVAVFSGLALALNTVVCLAMRLKWFYYSCRYVYLLVRHMYRIYGLQLLLEDTWKRIRFPDVLRVFWLTRVTAQALILVYVVRAVRRESGDATGGVTDGSSDSQGYLLSWDVFWDLTSNLIISGCDSTLTVLGMSAVISSVAHYLGLSILAFIGSTEEEDKRLGFVAPVLFFILALQTGLSSLDPEERLVRLSRNMCLLLTAILHFIHGMTDPVLMSLSASHVSSFRRHFPVLLVSTALFVLPVVLSYALWHHYALNTWLFAVTAFCVELCLKVVVSLTVYGLFMADGFSNVLWEKLDDYVYYVRSTGNIIEFLFGVIMFGNGAYTMMFESGSKIRACMMCLHAYFNIYLQAKNGWKTFINRRTAVKKINSLPEVRGDQLRDIEDVCAICYQEFSTSARITPCHHYFHALCLRKWLYIQDTCPMCHQRVYVEEDSRDRAAFSNNNGGYAAPQDAAAAAPPAAGEHQPGQQDAEPPADGAAAGGGQAAGGAAELENELLEDNDSIEYDEDEWGTQNGSTPIEEDYINDDTDSTED; encoded by the exons ATGGCGTCCACTCAGGCCCGGATAGGCCAGCAGGCCTTGGCAGTGCTGGATGTAGCTCTGAGAGTTCCCTGTATCTTCATTATCGACGCCATTTTTAACTCGTACTACGACCCGGGCTCGGGCTGGGCCGGTGCTGTGGGGAAGGTGCTGGTCAGAGTCATGG GTGTCCTCATCTCCAGCGTGGTGCTGCTGCTCTCCCAGAAGGCCTTGTTCAAGTTCTACACCCTCTTCTTCGCCGTCCTCCTGGGGATGGCGGCAGCCCTCTTCAACTACTATGCCACCTCTCACATAGACTTCTACAGCGCCTATTACAAAGCGGCGCTGGGCTTTAGGTTGCTGCCCAGGAACGGGCCGACGCTGTGGCTGGGCATGGCCGCTGTGCAGCTAGTCTTTGGCATCGGGTACGTGTTCCTGCTCAACCTGCAGTCGCTGTTCGCTGCTCTGGTGGTCCTGGACATCATGATCCCTCTGTGGGGGCTGATGATAGAGCTGCCTGCAGATGTACGGCAGATGGTGGCTGTGTTCTCGGGCCTGGCGTTGGCTCTAAACACGGTGGTGTGCCTCGCCATGAGACTGAAGTGGTTCTACTACTCGTGCCGCTACGTCTACCTGCTCGTACGGCACATGTACAGGATCTACGGGCTTCAACTGCTGCTGGAGGACACCTGGAAGAGGATCAGGTTCCCCGATGTGCTGCGGGTGTTCTGGCTGACCAGGGTTACTGCACAGGCTCTGATCCTGGTTTATGTGGTCCGTGCAGTAAGGAGGGAGAGCGGAGACGCTACTGGAGGGGTCACGGATGGAAGTTCAGACTCACAG GGTTACCTGTTGAGCTGGGACGTTTTCTGGGATCTAACCAGTAACCTGATCATCTCGGGCTGTGACTCCACCCTCACCGTACTTGGGATGAGCGCCGTCATCTCCTCTGTCGCTCACTACCTCGGCCTCAGCATCCTGGCCTTCATAG GATCCACCGAGGAGGAGGACAAGCGTTTGGGCTTCGTTGCTCCTGTTCTGTTCTTTATTTTGGCTCTGCAGACCGGCCTGAGCAGCCTGGACCCGGAGGAACGCCTG GTCCGTCTGAGCCGGAACATGTGCCTTCTGCTGACCGCCATCCTCCACTTCATCCACGGCATGACCGACCCCGTCCTCATGTCCCTCAGCGCCTCTCACGTCTCCTCTTTCAGACGCCATTTCCCCGTCCTACTGGTGTCCACGGCGCTCTTTGTGCTCCCCGTGGTGCTCAGCTACGCCCTCTGGCATCACTACGCCCTCAACACCTGGCTGTTCGCCGTCACTGCCTTCTGTGTGGAGCTCTGCCTCAAG GTGGTAGTCTCTCTGACCGTGTACGGCCTCTTCATGGCAGACGGCTTCTCCAACGTCCTGTGGGAGAAGCTGGACGATTACGTCTACTACGTCCGTTCTACGGGAAACATCATCGAGTTCCTGTTTGGTGTCATCATGTTTGGAAACGGCGCCTACACCATGATGTTTGAGTCCGGCAGTAAGATTCGCGCCTGCATGATGTGCCTGCATGCCTACTTCAACATTTACCTGCAGGCCAAGAACGGCTGGAAGACCTTCATCAACCGCCGCACCGCCGTCAAGAAGATCAACTCCTTACCAGAGGTACGGGGTGACCAGCTGAGGGACATCGAGGACGTGTGCGCTATCTGCTACCAGGAGTTCTCTACGTCGGCTCGCATCACGCCGTGCCACCACTACTTCCACGCCCTGTGCCTGAGGAAGTGGCTCTACATCCAGGACACCTGTCCCATGTGTCACCAGCGCGTGTACGTGGAGGAGGACAGCCGCGACAGAGCCGCCTTCTCCAACAACAACGGAGGCTACGCAGCGCCGCAGGACGCCGCTGCCGCCGCCCCACCAGCTGCAGGGGAACATCAGCCTGGACAGCAGGACGCCGAGCCGCCGGCTGACGGAGCGGCAGCAGGGGGCGGGCAGGCAGCGGGGGGAGCGGCAGAGCTGGAGAACGAGCTGCTGGAGGACAACGACAGCATTGAGTACGACGAGGACGAGTGGGGGACTCAGAACGGCAGCACGCCGATAGAGGAAGACTATATCAATGACGACACGGACTCTACGGAGGACTGA